In Phyllopteryx taeniolatus isolate TA_2022b chromosome 22, UOR_Ptae_1.2, whole genome shotgun sequence, one DNA window encodes the following:
- the abcc9 gene encoding ATP-binding cassette sub-family C member 9 isoform X2, which translates to MALSFCGNDKSKSGYNVDDGVLNNGCFVDALNLVPHVFLLFITFPILFIGWGSQSSKVQIHHNTWLHFPGHNLRWILTFSLLFVHVCEFAEGVVSNKMMDTNHLHLFVPAFMGFVAATTSVVYYHNIETSNFPKLLLVLFIYWVLAFITKSIKLWKFVAYKVGTPQLRFCITLLLVLLYGLLMAVEINVIRIRKYVFFANPQKVKPPEDLQDLGVRFLQPFVNLLSKATYWWMNPLIIGAHKRPIELKKIGKLPIAMRALTNYLRLKDAYEDQRTAENPERAPSIWRSMYRAFGRPILLSSTFRYLADLLGFAGPLCISGIVKNLTQEEGGAAASDKIRERYFGVHFMLSTELLQNPSVLAVLLFLALVLQRTFLQASYYVTIETGINLRGALLAMIYNKILRLSTSNMSMGEMTLGQINNLVAIETNQLMWFLFLCPNLWAMPVQIVMGVILLYYLLDWSALVGASVIVLLAPVQYLIATKLADMQKSTLEHSTDRLKKTSEILKGIKLLKLYAWENIFCDSVEETRGKELTSLKTFAFYTSMSIFMNAAIPIAAVLATFVMHYFITNTGPSPEEAFATLALFNILVTPLFLLSTVVRFAVKALVSVQKLGEFLQSDEIGDDTWRNGDMSVPSEAAKKHPAATKAINRKQPLRYQMDNYEQPSRRQMRPSETEDVAVKVSNGCFTWGSNLSTLTDINIRIPTGQLTMIVGQVGCGKSSLLLAMLGEMQSISGRVHWSKPPDGEMFYQGTFSKNRYSVAYATQKSWLLNATVEDNITFGSPFNKQRYKAVIDACSLQLDIDLLPFGDQTEIGERGINLSGGQRQRICVARALYQNTNIVFLDDPFSALDIHLSDHLMQDGILKFLQDDKRTVVLVTHKLQYLIHADWIIAMKDGSVLREGTLKDIQTHDVELYDHWKTLMNRQDQELEKDMEQDSQTTLERKTLRRAFYSREAKNQADDEDEEEEEEEEEEDNLSTITNRRSKVPWKVCLCYLSSGGFFMVFLMMSSKLLKHSVIVAIDYWLAIWTSNHTNQTMVVGPNGTCQTHVVSSNTTLTGSVKLEDSFYLTVFMILCAAGITLCLITSLTVEFLGLSAATNLHHNLLNKIIHAPLRFFDITPLGQILNRFSADTNIIDQHIPPTLESLTRSTLLCLSAIGVISSITHTFIIALVPLAVAFYFIQKYFRVASKDLQDLDDSTQLPLLCHFSETAEGLTTIRAFRHEARFKQRMLELTDTNNTAYLFLSAANRWLEVRTDYLGAVIVLAAAGASIWGLDCGQPSGGEVGLALTYALTVTNYLNWVVRNLADLEVQMAAVKKVNSFLSTESENYEGSMDSSQVPETWPQDGEIKIQDLCVRYDALLKPVLKHVNAYIQPGQKVGICGRTGSGKSSLSLAFFNMVDIFEGKIVIDGIDICKLPLQTLRSRLSIILQDPILFSGSIRFNLDPERTCNDERLWEALEIAQLKNMVKALPGGLDAVVTEGAENFSVGQRQLFCLARAFVRKSSILIMDEATASIDMATENILQKVVMTAFADRTVVTIAHRVHTILTADQVIVMKRGNILEYGKPETLLEQEDGMFASFVKADM; encoded by the exons ATGGCCTTGTCGTTTTGCGGCAACGACAAGAGCAAGAGCGGCTACAACGTGGACGACGGCGTGCTGAACAACGGCTGCTTCGTGGACGCCCTCAACCTGGTGCCTCATGTCTTCTTGCTCTTCATCACCTTCCCCATCCTCTTCATCG GATGGGGCAGCCAGAGCTCCAAGGTGCAAATCCATCACAACACGTGGCTTCACTTCCCGGGACACAACCTGAGGTGGATCCTCACCTTCTCGCTGCTCTTCGTTCACGTCTGCGAGTTTGCCGAGGGCGTGGTGTCCAACAA GATGATGGACACCAACCACCTGCACCTGTTCGTGCCCGCCTTCATGGGCTTCGTGGCGGCCACCACGTCGGTGGTCTACTACCACAACATCGAGACCTCCAACTTCCCCAAACTTCTCCTCG TGCTGTTCATCTACTGGGTGCTGGCCTTCATCACCAAGTCCATCAAGCTGTGGAAGTTCGTGGCGtacaaggtgggcacaccacAGCTGAGGTTCTGCATCACGTTGCTGCTGGTGCTGCTCTACGGCCTCCTCATGGCCGTCGAGATCAACGTGATCAGGATCAGG AAGTACGTCTTCTTCGCCAACCCTCAGAAGGTGAAGCCCCCCGAAGACTTGCAGGACCTGGGGGTCCGTTTCCTGCAGCCCTTCGTCAACCTGCTGTCAAAG GCGACGTATTGGTGGATGAACCCCCTCATCATCGGCGCCCACAAGAGGCCCATCGAGCTGAAGAAGATCGGCAAGCTGCCCATCGCCATGCGGGCTCTGACCAACTACCTGCGGCTCAAAGACGCCTACGAGGACCAGCGG ACGGCCGAGAACCCGGAGCGAGCGCCGTCCATCTGGCGCTCCATGTACCGTGCGTTCGGGCGGCCGATCCTGCTCAGCAGCACCTTCCGCTACCTGGCCGACCTGCTGGGCTTCGCCGGGCCGCTGTGCATCTCGGGCATCGTCAAGAACCTGACGCAGGAGGAAGGCGGCGCCGCCGCTTCCGACAAGATTAGG GAGAGGTACTTCGGCGTCCACTTCATGCTGTCCACCGAGCTGCTCCAGAACCCGTCGGTTCTGGCCGTGCTGCTCTTCCTGGCGCTGGTGCTGCAGAGGACCTTCCTGCAGGCATCCTACTACGTCACCATAGAAACGGGCATCAACCTGCGGGGAGCCCTGTTG GCCATGATTTACAACAAGATCCTGCGTCTGTCCACGTCCAACATGTCCATGGGCGAGATGACGCTGGGCCAGATCAACAACCTGGTCGCCATAGAGACCAATCAGCTCATGTGGTTCCTCTTCCTGTGCCCTAATCTGTGGGCGATGCCTGTGCAG atcGTGATGGGAGTCATTCTCCTGTACTACTTGCTGGACTGGAGCGCATTAGTCGGAGCTTCCGTCATCGTTCTTCTGGCTCCGGTCCAGTACCTCATTGCCACCAAGCTGGCCGACATGCAGAAGAGCACGCTG GAGCACTCCACCGATCGCCTGAAGAAGACCTCGGAGATCCTGAAGGGCATCAAGCTGCTGAAGCTGTACGCGTGGGAGAACATTTTCTGTGACAGCGTGGAGGAGACGCGAGGCAAAGAGCTGACCAGCCTCAAGACCTTTGCCTTCTACACATCCATGTCAA TCTTCATGAACGCCGCCATTCCCATCGCTGCTGTCCTGGCG ACCTTCGTCATGCATTACTTCATCACCAACACCGGTCCGAGCCCCGAGGAGGCCTTCGCCACACTGGCGCTCTTCAACATCCTGGTCACGCCGCTCTTCCTGCTCTCCACCGTCGTCAGGTTCGCCGTCAAGGCACTCGTCAG TGTCCAGAAGCTGGGCGAGTTCCTCCAGAGCGACGAGATCGGAGACGACACCTGGAGGAACGGAGACATGTCCGTTCCCTCGGAGGCGGCCAAGAAACACCCTGCAGCG ACCAAAGCCATCAACAGGAAGCAGCCTCTGCGCTACCAGATGGACAACTACGAGCAGCCGTCCAGGCGGCAGATGAGACCCAGTGAGACGGAGGATGTGGCTGTCAAG GTGAGCAACGGATGCTTCACCTGGGGAAGCAACCTGTCCACGCTGACCGATATCAACATCCGCATCCCGACAG GCCAGCTGACCATGATCGTGGGCCAGGTGGGCTGCGGGAAGTCATCGCTGCTGCTGGCCATGCTGGGCGAGATGCAGAGCATCAGCGGCCGCGTCCACTGGAGCAA GCCGCCTGATGGCGAGATGTTCTACCAGGGCACGTTCAG CAAGAACAGGTATTCGGTGGCCTACGCGACCCAGAAGTCCTggctgctcaacgccaccgtgGAGGACAACATCACCTTCGGGAGCCCCTTCAACAAGCAAAG GTACAAGGCGGTCATCGACGCCTGCTCTCTCCAACTGGACATCGACCTGCTCCCCTTCGGAGACCAAACGGAGATCGGAGAGCGA GGCATCAACCTGAGCGGCGGGCAGCGTCAGAGGATCTGCGTGGCTCGAGCGCTCTACCAGAACACCAACATCGTCTTCCTG GACGACCCCTTCTCCGCACTGGACATCCACCTGAGCGACCACCTGATGCAGGACGGCATCCTCAAGTTCCTGCAGGACGACAAGCGGACCGTGGTTCTGGTCACCCACAAGCTGCAGTACCTCATCCATGCCGACTGG ATCATCGCCATGAAGGACGGCTCCGTGCTGAGGGAAGGAACTTTGAAGGACATCCAGACGCACGACGTGGAGCTCTACGACCACTGGAAGACGCTCATGAACCGGCAGGACCAGGAGTTGGAGAAG GACATGGAGCAGGACAGCCAAACCACGCTGGAGAGGAAGACCCTCCGCCGAGCCTTCTACTCTAGAGAAGCCAAGAACCAGGCGGATGATGAGGACGAAG aggaggaagaagaggaggaagaggaggataaCTTGTCCACCATCACAAACAGAAGGTCCAAGGTCCCGTGGAAG GTCTGTTTGTGCTACCTATCCTCCGGTGGCTTCTTCATGGTCTTCCTCATGATGTCCTCCAAGCTCCTCAAGCACTCGGTCATCGTGGCCATCGACTATTGGTTGGCCATCTGGACCTCCAACCACACCAACCAGACCATGGTGGTGGGACCCAACGGAACATGCCAGACCCACGTCGTCAGCAGCAACACCACGCTCACCGGCAGCGTCAAACTGGAG GACTCCTTCTACCTGACGGTGTTCATGATTCTGTGCGCGGCTGGGATCACACTGTGCCTCATCACCTCGCTCACTGTGGAGTTCCTCGGTCTCTCTGCTGCCACCAACCTTCACCACAACCTGCTCAACAAGATCATCCACGCTCCTCTCAG GTTTTTTGACATCACCCCCCTGGGGCAGATCCTCAACAGATTCTCAGCTGATACAAACATCATCGACCAA CACATTCCGCCTACCTTGGAGTCTTTGACGCGTTCCACCTTGCTTTGCTTGTCTGCCATCGGGGTTATTTCCTCTATCACGCACACCTTCATCATTGCACTGGTCCCCCTGGCTGTGGCCTTCTACTTCATACAGaagtacttccgggtggcatcCAA AGACCTTCAGGACCTAGATGACTCCACACAACTCCCACTGCTGTGTCACTTCTCCGAGACGGCTGAAGGTCTCACCACCATCAGAGCCTTTAG ACACGAGGCTCGCTTCAAGCAGCGCATGCTGGAGCTGACCGACACAAACAACACGGCCTACTTGTTCCTCTCGGCCGCCAACCGCTGGCTGGAGGTCCGCACG GACTACCTGGGCGCCGTCATCGTGCTGGCTGCGGCCGGGGCGTCCATTTGGGGTTTGGATTGCGGTCAACCATCCGGAGGTGAGGTGGGCCTGGCTCTCACTTATGCCCTCACG GTCACCAACTACTTGAACTGGGTGGTGAGGAACCTGGCTGACTTGGAGGTGCAGATGGCGGCGGTGAAAAAAGTCAACAGCTTCCTGAGTACTGAGTCTGAAAACTACGAAGGATCCATGG ATTCTTCTCAGGTGCCAGAGACGTGGCCTCAAGACGGAGAGATCAAGATCCAAGACCTGTGCGTGCGCTACGACGCTCTGCTCAAACCCGTGCTCAAGCACGTCAACGCCTACATCCAGCCGGGCCAGAAG GTGGGAATCTGCGGCCGCACGGGAAGCGGCAAGTCCTCGCTGTCCTTGGCCTTCTTCAACATGGTGGACATTTTTGAAG gaAAGATCGTCATAGACGGGATTGACATCTGCAAACTTCCCCTGCAGACGCTCCGGTCTCGCCTGTCCATCATCCTGCAGGACCCCATCTTGTTTAGTGGCTCCATAag GTTCAATCTGGATCCGGAGCGGACGTGCAACGACGAGCGCCTGTGGGAGGCGCTGGAGATCGCGCAGCTGAAGAACATGGTCAAGGCGTTACCGGGAGGTCTCG ATGCGGTGGTGACGGAAGGCGCCGAGAACTTCAGCGTGGGTCAGCGGCAGCTCTTCTGTTTGGCTCGGGCGTTTGTGCGGAAGAGCAGCATCCTCATCATGGACGAGGCCACCGCCTCCATTGACATGGCaacg gaGAACATCTTACAGAAAGTTGTGATGACGGCGTTTGCGGACCGAACAGTGGTCACCATCGCA CACCGCGTGCACACCATCCTCACGGCCGACCAGGTCATCGTCATGAAGCGCGGCAACATCCTGGAGTACGGCAAGCCCGAGACGCTTCTGGAGCAGGAGGACGGCATGTTCGCGTCCTTCGTCAAGGCCGACATgtag